A genomic region of Chloracidobacterium sp. contains the following coding sequences:
- a CDS encoding FixH family protein, giving the protein MKKTFLIIGSVTLFSIIVSIAACGSGSSSVSVPSGKSIATGPAGNNLTATISNADGSLKKGQQEFTLTFTDASGKPVDVGSVALNYRMAAMGSMAEMNNGATFTTTGTLGMYKGKVNIDMAGAWQAQITYEGPAGKGAFSLPVTAR; this is encoded by the coding sequence ATGAAGAAGACTTTTTTAATTATTGGTTCAGTTACGCTTTTTTCCATCATCGTTTCTATTGCGGCCTGTGGTTCAGGTTCCAGTTCTGTTAGTGTCCCTTCGGGAAAGTCAATTGCTACCGGCCCGGCCGGAAACAATCTGACTGCTACGATCTCGAACGCAGACGGCTCATTGAAGAAAGGTCAACAGGAATTCACATTAACGTTCACGGACGCGTCTGGTAAGCCGGTAGATGTTGGCTCGGTAGCTCTTAACTATCGCATGGCTGCCATGGGCAGTATGGCCGAAATGAACAACGGCGCGACGTTTACAACCACCGGTACATTGGGGATGTATAAAGGCAAAGTAAACATTGATATGGCAGGCGCATGGCAGGCTCAGATTACATACGAAGGGCCAGCCGGAAAAGGAGCCTTCAGTTTGCCGGTAACCGCTAGGTAG
- a CDS encoding efflux RND transporter permease subunit, which produces MIHKIIEWSLKNRGIVIVFYLAVAAAGYWALVHTPIDAIPDLSDNQVIVFTDWTGRSPQEVEDQVTYPLVTNLQGLPGVRVIRANSAFSFSMINIIFEDNVDLYWARTRVLERLNLVSKQLPEGVVPTLGPDATGVGQIFWYTLESGDMNMRDLRTVQDWFVRYQLNSVPGVAEVASVGGYVQQYQIDIDPNKLRGVNLPVSTVVEAVQRSNNNVGGNVVEQGGQWAVVRGIGLIGSMEDVENIMIGSSNGTPIYVKNVAEVKLGSAFRTGALDKNGKEAVGGVVIARYGVNTLEVIDAVKQKIEALQPGLPPGVRIMPFYDRTQLINRATDTLKRSLIEELLLVTLAHIIFLAHFRSILIVTIPLPLAVLMSFLFMYFMGISSNLMSLSGIAIAIGVLVDAGIVVTENAFRFMELRNVDPKDRKAVWKIVLESTKLVGRPVFFSMAIIILAFIPVFALIGQEGKLFHPLAFTKTFAMAGATLLAVTLVPVLCTFLIGGKVHSEGHNPVMRFLRRLYEPVLTLALRHRLIAVCGALTLFLGALLLAAGIGSEFMPPLNEGDVMFMPVTDPAISIDEARNIMSKQDEMLKAFPEVEWAVGKAGRAETSTDPSPINMNETIIHLKPQGEWRPGMTRESLVAEMDDKLRMPGVTNIWTQPIINRIEMLTTGIRTQVGIKIFGHDLKQLEAISRQVAEDVKKIPGAVDVYPEQIGGSPYIDIKINRPAAARYGIDVAVIQDTIEKGIGETNLSVTIEGRRRFPVRVRYAPQFRDTPDALGQIPIAMANGGTVPLAQVADVRKVEGATMIQSENGLLRGTVLLNVRGRDVGSFVDEAKQSVAKNIQLPAGYYVAWSGQYENQQRAKSRLLFVVPIVLIVIFGLLYLTYHSALEAAHVLMAVPFALTGGVYLVWLLGYNFSVAVWVGFIALFGTAVQTAVVMVIYLNEAVHKKRDQAGRQLTRQELMQAVIDGALLRLRPKVMTVSTVVAGLLPIMWSASAGSEVMKPLAAPVLGGMISSLLHVLIITPVIFYWLRERELKKESEI; this is translated from the coding sequence ATGATCCACAAGATTATCGAGTGGTCGTTAAAAAATCGCGGCATCGTCATCGTGTTTTATCTTGCGGTGGCGGCGGCGGGATATTGGGCGCTTGTTCACACGCCGATAGATGCGATTCCTGATCTTTCAGACAATCAGGTAATTGTCTTTACCGACTGGACAGGACGTTCGCCACAGGAAGTCGAAGATCAGGTGACTTACCCGCTCGTTACCAATCTTCAGGGGCTTCCCGGCGTCCGCGTGATCCGCGCCAACTCAGCATTTAGCTTCTCGATGATAAATATCATCTTCGAGGATAATGTTGATCTTTACTGGGCCCGAACCAGAGTTCTGGAACGTCTGAATCTCGTTTCAAAGCAATTGCCTGAGGGTGTTGTTCCGACTCTAGGGCCTGACGCAACAGGCGTCGGACAGATATTTTGGTACACGCTTGAATCCGGTGATATGAATATGCGCGACCTGCGCACGGTTCAGGATTGGTTTGTGCGGTATCAACTTAATTCTGTTCCCGGCGTTGCCGAAGTCGCATCCGTTGGCGGTTATGTTCAGCAGTACCAGATAGACATTGACCCGAATAAACTGCGCGGGGTGAATTTGCCGGTTTCGACGGTTGTAGAGGCAGTTCAAAGATCGAATAACAATGTCGGTGGAAACGTGGTTGAGCAGGGTGGGCAGTGGGCAGTCGTTCGCGGCATCGGTTTGATCGGCTCGATGGAAGATGTCGAGAACATAATGATCGGCTCGTCGAATGGCACACCTATCTATGTCAAGAATGTCGCTGAGGTAAAGCTCGGCAGTGCTTTTCGCACGGGAGCACTCGATAAAAATGGAAAAGAAGCTGTCGGCGGAGTGGTCATCGCCCGCTACGGCGTTAATACTCTCGAAGTCATTGACGCTGTAAAACAAAAGATCGAAGCATTGCAACCCGGGTTGCCTCCGGGCGTTCGGATCATGCCGTTTTATGACCGAACGCAGCTTATCAATCGGGCGACAGACACGCTAAAGCGTTCACTGATCGAAGAACTACTCCTCGTTACTCTTGCACATATTATTTTCCTCGCACATTTCCGCTCGATCCTGATCGTCACGATTCCGCTTCCGCTTGCGGTGTTGATGTCCTTTCTTTTTATGTATTTCATGGGCATCAGTTCAAATCTGATGTCTCTGTCGGGAATTGCTATTGCTATTGGTGTCCTTGTCGATGCGGGAATTGTCGTTACGGAAAATGCCTTTCGGTTTATGGAGTTGCGTAATGTGGATCCAAAGGACCGAAAGGCCGTTTGGAAGATCGTTCTTGAATCGACCAAGCTTGTTGGGCGTCCCGTTTTCTTTTCAATGGCGATCATCATTCTCGCCTTTATCCCCGTTTTTGCTTTGATCGGACAGGAAGGAAAACTCTTTCACCCGCTTGCCTTTACAAAGACGTTTGCAATGGCCGGTGCAACACTGCTTGCGGTGACGCTAGTGCCCGTGCTTTGCACGTTTCTTATCGGAGGTAAGGTTCATTCCGAGGGACATAACCCCGTAATGCGATTCCTCAGGCGTCTTTATGAACCCGTTTTGACACTCGCCCTAAGACATCGTTTGATCGCCGTTTGTGGAGCCTTGACGTTATTTCTGGGAGCACTCCTGTTGGCTGCAGGAATAGGAAGTGAGTTTATGCCGCCCCTTAACGAGGGCGATGTTATGTTTATGCCCGTAACCGATCCGGCGATCTCAATCGACGAGGCACGCAATATCATGTCCAAACAGGATGAAATGCTAAAGGCATTTCCCGAAGTCGAATGGGCAGTGGGCAAGGCTGGTCGAGCAGAAACCTCAACCGACCCGTCGCCGATAAATATGAATGAAACCATCATTCATCTAAAGCCACAGGGCGAATGGCGTCCGGGAATGACGCGCGAATCTCTTGTCGCCGAAATGGACGACAAGCTGCGTATGCCCGGTGTCACGAATATTTGGACGCAGCCGATAATCAATCGCATTGAGATGTTGACCACAGGAATTCGGACCCAGGTTGGTATCAAGATATTCGGCCATGATCTGAAGCAGCTTGAAGCAATCTCGCGGCAGGTAGCGGAAGATGTCAAGAAGATACCAGGTGCAGTCGATGTCTATCCTGAACAGATCGGTGGTTCACCATACATCGACATAAAGATCAACCGTCCAGCGGCGGCAAGATACGGAATAGACGTTGCCGTCATACAGGACACGATAGAAAAAGGTATCGGCGAAACAAATCTATCTGTAACTATAGAAGGCCGGCGACGTTTTCCCGTCCGTGTTCGCTATGCGCCGCAATTTCGCGATACGCCCGATGCGTTGGGACAAATCCCGATCGCGATGGCAAATGGCGGCACAGTTCCGCTCGCCCAGGTCGCGGATGTTCGCAAGGTCGAAGGAGCAACCATGATTCAGAGCGAGAATGGCTTGCTTCGCGGCACGGTGCTGTTGAATGTCCGCGGCCGCGATGTCGGAAGTTTTGTTGACGAAGCGAAACAGTCCGTAGCAAAAAATATCCAGCTTCCAGCCGGTTATTACGTTGCGTGGAGTGGACAATATGAAAATCAGCAACGCGCAAAAAGCCGCCTGCTTTTCGTCGTCCCGATCGTATTGATAGTGATATTCGGATTGCTTTATTTAACTTATCACTCTGCACTCGAAGCGGCTCACGTTCTCATGGCCGTGCCGTTTGCCTTGACCGGCGGGGTTTATCTTGTCTGGCTTCTGGGCTATAACTTCTCAGTCGCGGTCTGGGTAGGCTTTATCGCCCTGTTTGGGACCGCAGTACAAACAGCGGTTGTGATGGTTATCTATCTCAATGAGGCCGTTCATAAAAAACGTGATCAGGCAGGGCGACAATTGACGCGCCAGGAACTTATGCAGGCCGTCATCGACGGAGCTTTGCTCAGGCTCAGGCCAAAGGTAATGACCGTTTCGACAGTCGTTGCTGGCCTTTTGCCGATCATGTGGAGCGCGAGCGCCGGTTCCGAGGTCATGAAGCCGCTTGCGGCACCGGTTTTGGGCGGGATGATTTCGAGCTTGCTTCATGTTTTGATAATCACGCCAGTGATTTTTTATTGGCTGCGTGAACGAGAACTAAAAAAGGAGAGCGAAATATGA
- a CDS encoding cupredoxin domain-containing protein: MKTLQKFVFGIVTVGLLVFVFNAQSYAQKRTSQAKPKAQTAKVLINEQGYSRTSIILRRGVLTRITFLRQTDSTCATELVISEYGITRALPLNTPVVVSFTPKRSGEFGFTCGMNMMRGKLIVQ, encoded by the coding sequence ATGAAAACACTTCAAAAATTCGTCTTTGGGATTGTCACGGTGGGACTGTTGGTTTTTGTGTTTAATGCTCAGTCATACGCGCAGAAACGAACATCACAGGCCAAACCAAAAGCACAAACGGCGAAGGTTTTAATCAACGAACAAGGGTATTCGCGGACAAGCATTATTCTTCGTCGTGGTGTTCTGACACGAATTACATTTTTGAGACAGACGGATTCCACTTGCGCTACAGAACTCGTTATTTCTGAATATGGAATCACCCGAGCCTTGCCGTTAAATACGCCGGTTGTAGTTAGCTTTACCCCAAAGCGCTCAGGCGAGTTCGGCTTTACATGCGGGATGAATATGATGCGCGGCAAATTGATCGTGCAGTAA
- a CDS encoding TolC family protein: MFSQTQPLADGAARYLDQVAGMTADQAVALSLENNGELQAFRKEVEASRAMVKQAALRPNPKVTTSGAKQIGGADNNQMAEVMLPLELGGRRSARIAVAQKELEARELELANQERLLASDVRLKFGEALAAIKKLEVAEKTLAVAKQGYDLVTTRVTEGKVAPLEQNIFLVEVNRLQSIRESAEGKAETAMFELRNMIGMKPEEPLRLRGDFTDLIAPLPSLTTSTDNALRDRPDLQGARTVEQLATAKIEQAKSEGKLDASVKTGYQRMNSSFPLSGYDDHGVLRPIQDVFQFFTFGVEIDLPVRNRNQGAVEAAILEQEAAKRRTEFGELTIRREVATAFARYNRAARSLLIFQNGVRDQADANLKVIWQTYELGARSLLEYIAEQRRFLDIENELIDAEFETYSANVEVLRAINSPELKKK; this comes from the coding sequence GTGTTTTCACAGACACAGCCTTTAGCCGATGGTGCGGCACGTTATCTCGATCAAGTGGCTGGAATGACGGCTGACCAAGCCGTTGCTCTTTCTCTGGAAAACAACGGAGAACTACAGGCGTTCCGTAAGGAGGTTGAAGCATCGAGGGCAATGGTAAAGCAGGCCGCTTTAAGACCAAATCCGAAGGTCACGACAAGCGGAGCAAAGCAGATCGGCGGTGCGGACAACAATCAGATGGCCGAAGTGATGCTGCCGCTTGAACTTGGGGGACGGCGTTCTGCAAGGATCGCGGTCGCTCAAAAGGAATTGGAAGCCCGCGAGTTGGAGCTTGCTAATCAAGAACGCCTCCTTGCGTCGGATGTTCGATTGAAATTTGGCGAAGCCCTCGCGGCTATCAAGAAACTTGAAGTTGCCGAAAAAACTCTTGCAGTTGCAAAACAAGGTTACGATCTCGTCACCACGAGAGTTACGGAAGGAAAGGTCGCTCCGCTGGAACAGAACATTTTTCTTGTCGAAGTCAATCGTTTGCAGTCGATCCGTGAATCTGCCGAGGGCAAAGCTGAGACTGCAATGTTCGAGCTTCGCAATATGATAGGAATGAAGCCCGAAGAACCGCTCAGGCTTCGAGGTGATTTTACAGACTTGATCGCACCATTGCCTTCGCTTACTACTTCGACCGACAACGCATTGCGTGATCGCCCAGATTTACAAGGTGCAAGGACAGTTGAGCAACTTGCCACGGCTAAGATCGAACAGGCAAAGTCAGAAGGCAAATTGGACGCTAGTGTTAAGACTGGCTACCAGCGAATGAATTCGAGCTTTCCATTGAGTGGTTATGATGACCACGGCGTTTTGCGGCCTATACAGGATGTCTTTCAGTTTTTCACGTTTGGTGTCGAGATCGACTTGCCTGTTCGCAATCGGAATCAGGGAGCGGTCGAAGCCGCGATTCTTGAGCAGGAAGCAGCGAAACGCCGCACCGAGTTTGGCGAGCTGACGATACGGCGTGAAGTCGCGACAGCCTTTGCAAGATACAATCGTGCCGCGCGCTCCCTGTTGATCTTTCAAAATGGTGTCCGCGATCAGGCGGACGCAAACTTAAAAGTCATTTGGCAGACTTACGAGCTCGGTGCGAGAAGCTTGCTTGAATACATTGCCGAACAGCGACGTTTCCTTGATATAGAGAATGAACTGATCGATGCCGAATTTGAGACCTATTCAGCGAATGTTGAAGTACTGCGGGCTATCAACTCACCGGAGCTAAAAAAGAAATGA
- a CDS encoding efflux RND transporter periplasmic adaptor subunit, producing MNEENNDEIITEETPNRKPLYIAIAVIGVLVIGALGFWFFRNRETGQIVQPPRSVTFGDNTNGQADMTGEETITIAPDQIEKIGLKIETVGETLSSEAMSVAATGVIQPNSYKETPLISLLNGVLRSVKGELGQKVGKGQALAVIFSDELAASQSRYLALLTEAQTARQNYDRTARLVKISPTSNAELDQALAALKTSEAEIAEHHKHHERTVKLLEIGAVSREELEQTTTKLKTAEANLVEAKKRYDRAVQVAEINPVSRGEFEQAAVKRQAAESDLATAKQRLLLLGLSPQKVNALHSPSQITSEIALTAPVSGTITKRDVNAGEVVEANKELMRVTNLSSVWAIAQVYEKDLGLLRTGSGASVTTTAYAERLFRGHVTYIDPNINPETRTAQVRVELDNPGQILKIGMYVDVAFGSTGASERTMPTIPSTAVQNMNDKQVVFVATDKPNVFLVRPVRLGKEHNKQFTVIEGLNVGDKIVTDGGFLLRAELLKQNPTHH from the coding sequence ATGAACGAAGAAAATAACGACGAGATCATTACCGAAGAAACGCCGAATCGTAAGCCGCTTTATATTGCAATAGCGGTCATTGGAGTTTTAGTTATAGGTGCGTTAGGTTTTTGGTTTTTCCGCAATCGCGAAACTGGCCAGATCGTTCAACCACCGCGAAGTGTTACATTTGGCGATAACACCAACGGACAGGCCGATATGACCGGCGAAGAAACGATCACCATTGCACCCGATCAAATAGAAAAGATCGGACTCAAGATAGAGACGGTCGGTGAGACGCTTTCGAGCGAAGCAATGTCTGTCGCGGCAACCGGAGTTATTCAGCCGAACTCATACAAGGAAACTCCACTAATTTCTTTGCTTAATGGAGTTTTGCGCAGCGTGAAAGGTGAACTAGGCCAAAAGGTAGGCAAAGGTCAGGCGCTTGCGGTTATTTTCAGCGATGAACTCGCTGCCTCACAATCGCGTTATCTCGCTTTGCTGACCGAAGCTCAGACCGCACGGCAAAATTACGACAGAACAGCCAGACTCGTTAAGATCAGCCCGACAAGTAACGCAGAGCTAGATCAGGCATTGGCCGCATTGAAAACTTCCGAAGCTGAAATAGCAGAACATCACAAACATCACGAACGAACAGTAAAACTTCTTGAGATCGGCGCCGTCAGCCGCGAGGAACTTGAACAGACGACCACCAAGCTAAAAACAGCCGAGGCCAATTTAGTTGAGGCGAAGAAGCGTTATGACCGTGCTGTGCAGGTAGCAGAGATCAATCCAGTCAGCCGAGGCGAATTCGAACAGGCCGCCGTTAAGCGACAAGCTGCCGAGTCCGACCTTGCAACCGCAAAGCAACGTTTGCTTCTACTAGGCTTGTCGCCTCAGAAGGTAAATGCTCTCCATTCACCTTCGCAGATCACTTCTGAGATTGCGTTGACCGCTCCGGTATCGGGGACGATCACAAAGCGGGATGTAAATGCCGGCGAAGTTGTTGAGGCGAACAAGGAATTGATGCGTGTGACGAATCTTTCTTCCGTCTGGGCGATCGCCCAGGTATATGAAAAAGACCTCGGGTTGCTTCGCACGGGAAGCGGTGCAAGCGTCACGACCACCGCGTATGCGGAGCGGCTCTTTCGCGGCCACGTCACTTACATCGACCCGAACATCAATCCTGAAACGCGGACAGCACAGGTTCGAGTCGAACTCGATAATCCGGGCCAAATCTTGAAAATTGGCATGTATGTAGATGTCGCATTCGGTTCTACGGGCGCATCCGAGCGAACAATGCCGACGATCCCTTCAACCGCCGTGCAAAATATGAATGACAAACAAGTCGTCTTTGTCGCAACTGACAAACCAAACGTATTTCTGGTGAGACCGGTGCGTCTCGGCAAGGAACACAACAAACAATTCACCGTTATCGAAGGCTTAAACGTCGGTGACAAGATTGTAACTGACGGAGGTTTTCTACTCCGGGCCGAATTGCTAAAGCAAAACCCGACACATCACTAA
- a CDS encoding YHS domain-containing protein, whose translation MEIDETAARFSLNFEGQTYFFCSEGCRAEFQRHPQDYVKSAGSVRDETLGDNDDV comes from the coding sequence ATGGAGATCGATGAAACAGCCGCTCGATTTTCGTTGAATTTTGAAGGTCAAACGTATTTCTTTTGCTCGGAGGGATGCCGGGCAGAATTTCAACGTCATCCGCAGGATTATGTGAAATCGGCAGGCTCGGTTCGCGATGAGACTTTAGGAGATAACGACGATGTGTAG
- a CDS encoding class II glutamine amidotransferase, with translation MGREILLADLISRPVNSLIRQSYKSKERSEPLNGDGFGVGWYSPEISNEACVFTSITPAWNNRNLLNLAEHIKSGCFFAHIRAASPGSAVSESNCHPFRYGRFMWMHNGTIEGFSSIKRRLRHSLPDRIYHAIEGTTDSEHAFAVFLNFLGDKKENIGANDLSDSLVNTIGQLEEWVLETGVKKPSIYNFAVTDGQIIVTVRYVSDPQIEPISLYFSKRGKFQCCNGKSEIIECSDDESGVIVASERLTDDRESWTRVAPNHMLIVGSELKTEVRLMPGF, from the coding sequence GTGGGACGCGAGATTTTACTCGCCGACTTGATTTCTCGCCCCGTGAATTCACTCATTCGTCAGAGTTACAAATCCAAAGAACGGAGCGAACCACTCAACGGCGATGGGTTTGGCGTTGGTTGGTACTCGCCCGAGATCTCCAACGAGGCGTGCGTTTTTACAAGCATTACTCCCGCGTGGAACAACCGGAATCTGCTGAACCTGGCGGAACACATCAAATCGGGTTGTTTTTTTGCACACATACGCGCTGCATCACCGGGATCGGCAGTCTCCGAAAGTAATTGTCACCCGTTTCGCTACGGGCGTTTCATGTGGATGCACAACGGTACGATCGAAGGCTTTAGCTCGATTAAACGCCGCCTGCGTCACTCTCTGCCCGACAGGATCTACCACGCCATCGAGGGCACGACCGATTCCGAACATGCTTTTGCGGTTTTCTTAAACTTTCTCGGTGACAAAAAGGAAAACATCGGCGCAAACGATCTATCAGACTCTTTGGTAAATACTATCGGGCAGCTTGAGGAATGGGTGCTGGAGACCGGCGTCAAAAAGCCTTCAATTTACAATTTCGCAGTCACCGATGGTCAAATTATAGTGACAGTGCGCTACGTTTCCGATCCACAAATTGAGCCAATTTCGCTCTATTTTTCAAAGCGAGGTAAATTCCAGTGCTGCAACGGCAAGTCGGAAATTATTGAGTGCTCCGACGATGAGAGCGGGGTCATCGTTGCGTCAGAAAGATTGACCGACGATCGCGAAAGTTGGACGCGGGTCGCTCCAAATCACATGTTAATCGTCGGCAGCGAATTAAAAACAGAGGTTCGTTTGATGCCGGGCTTCTAA
- a CDS encoding DUF202 domain-containing protein: protein MSEKLEIATFQLAVLRTELSNSRTLLSYTQASIALLVSAIAFMNLFNLSQILHLGCWLLIILAVVVVARGIFLYRKAKSLIENQRTSVSGT, encoded by the coding sequence ATGTCAGAAAAACTCGAAATTGCAACATTTCAATTGGCGGTCCTAAGGACAGAATTGTCTAATTCCAGAACATTGCTCTCCTACACGCAGGCATCGATCGCATTGTTGGTTTCGGCGATAGCTTTCATGAACCTGTTTAATTTGTCCCAAATCCTTCATCTTGGGTGTTGGCTGTTGATAATTTTGGCAGTCGTAGTTGTCGCTCGCGGGATATTTCTGTATCGGAAGGCGAAATCGTTGATTGAAAATCAAAGAACTTCTGTCAGCGGAACGTAG
- a CDS encoding multicopper oxidase domain-containing protein yields MATKLCRREFTKIGLLGSAALILPGTAKGQTSTFSQPLALPSILSPTSVDESTDYYNVSMQAGTKQIVPGLNTTIWGYNGTYPGPTIKARRNRRVVVRQTNNLAVNSSVHLHGGHTPANSDGHPTDIITPGNFRDYVYPNDQLPATLWYHDHTMDFTGRNVYNGLAGFYILTDDFEDALPLPKGRYEIPLVIQDKTFNADGSLFYSNSGMTRMNGFQGNKLLTNGVTQPYHYVERRRYRFRLLNGSNARIYEFALSNNQQFVQIGSDAGLLSAPVSRSSIVLAPAERADVIIDFAEANHGTNITLQNLRGTGATAEVMQFRIMPWHYGKDNSRIPAVLRQVDRIPASSATVTRDFTLNQTMGMGGPTFSFNGQPFSPTRIDANPQLNATEIWVFRSTTSMDHPIHIHDISWQILDINGTPPPAWDLGWKDTFLVPALGTVRVIGKFTNNTGDYVFHCHILEHEDFAMMGQFRVS; encoded by the coding sequence ATGGCTACGAAATTATGCAGAAGAGAATTTACAAAAATAGGGTTGTTGGGAAGTGCGGCATTAATCCTGCCGGGAACTGCTAAGGGGCAAACATCTACGTTTAGCCAGCCTCTAGCTCTTCCGTCTATTTTATCGCCAACCTCGGTGGACGAATCCACAGATTATTACAACGTTTCAATGCAAGCGGGAACTAAACAAATTGTTCCGGGCCTTAATACAACGATCTGGGGCTACAATGGCACTTATCCCGGTCCGACAATTAAGGCTCGGCGAAATCGCCGCGTTGTTGTCCGGCAAACCAATAATTTGGCGGTAAATTCATCGGTACATCTTCACGGCGGACATACGCCCGCGAATTCGGACGGGCATCCTACTGACATAATCACACCGGGAAATTTTAGGGATTATGTTTATCCGAATGATCAACTTCCCGCAACTTTGTGGTATCACGACCATACGATGGATTTTACCGGACGAAATGTTTATAACGGCTTGGCAGGGTTTTATATCTTGACTGATGATTTTGAAGATGCCTTGCCGCTTCCTAAAGGACGTTATGAAATACCTTTGGTGATCCAGGACAAAACATTTAATGCTGACGGCTCGCTCTTTTATAGTAATTCCGGAATGACCAGAATGAACGGATTTCAAGGCAACAAGCTTTTAACAAACGGCGTGACTCAGCCATATCACTATGTTGAAAGGCGAAGATACCGTTTCCGCCTGCTTAACGGCTCAAATGCTCGTATTTACGAATTTGCTTTAAGCAACAACCAGCAGTTTGTCCAGATCGGGTCGGATGCCGGATTGCTTTCCGCACCGGTTTCGCGTTCGAGCATTGTTCTCGCACCCGCCGAAAGAGCCGATGTAATCATTGATTTTGCTGAAGCAAATCACGGAACAAACATAACTTTGCAGAATCTTCGCGGAACCGGAGCCACCGCAGAAGTAATGCAGTTTCGGATAATGCCGTGGCACTATGGTAAAGATAATTCGAGAATTCCGGCGGTATTGCGGCAAGTTGACCGAATTCCGGCATCATCGGCAACTGTAACCAGAGATTTTACATTAAACCAAACGATGGGAATGGGAGGACCTACATTTTCCTTTAATGGTCAACCTTTCAGCCCAACTCGAATAGATGCAAATCCGCAATTGAATGCAACTGAAATCTGGGTTTTCCGTAGCACAACTTCAATGGATCATCCGATTCATATTCACGATATTTCCTGGCAAATTCTTGATATTAACGGTACGCCGCCGCCGGCTTGGGATTTGGGTTGGAAAGATACTTTTCTTGTTCCGGCTCTCGGGACAGTTCGGGTTATCGGGAAGTTTACCAACAATACCGGCGATTACGTTTTCCATTGTCACATTCTCGAGCACGAAGATTTTGCAATGATGGGACAATTCAGAGTTAGCTGA